One Dermacentor silvarum isolate Dsil-2018 chromosome 10, BIME_Dsil_1.4, whole genome shotgun sequence genomic window carries:
- the LOC125940726 gene encoding lysosomal alpha-mannosidase-like yields MAVLPDRPQGGSSLKKGHVELMVHRWHATNDDLGNPESPWEETMTQRNFVASGTHRVFLGTAAETQRLLRPQALQLVYRPLLAFAPAQWKPHNEEFSGLRSPLPSTVHLLTLEALSRTKVLLRLEHLAIDQHAVQVNITRLLKGFRLNNARPVTLAANQFLPGPTRLKWPVRGQPGPKAKRERLALPAITEQAATGDTLVTLSPGQIVSLIARIGKLEPSR; encoded by the exons ATGGCGGTGCTTCCAGACCGGCCGCAAGGGGGCAGCAGCCTGAAGAAAGGGCACGTAGAGCTTATG GTGCATCGGTGGCACGCGACAAACGACGACCTCGGGAACCCAGAGAGCCCGTGGGAGGAGACGATGACGCAGCGGAACTTTGTGGCGAGTGGAACTCACCGCGTGTTCCTGGGAACGGCTGCCGAGACACAGCGGTTGCTTCGGCCGCAGGCGCTGCAGCTAGTCTACCGACCGCTGCTCGCGTTTGCGCCTGCGCAATGGAAGCCTCACAATGAGGAG TTCTCTGGGCTGCGGTCACCACTGCCCAGTACGGTGCACCTGCTGACGCTGGAAGCGCTATCACGGACCAAAGTCCTTCTGCGGTTAGAGCATCTGGCCATCGACCAGCACGCAGTGCAGGTCAACATCACG AGACTGCTGAAGGGCTTCCGACTGAACAATGCGAGACCGGTGACCCTGGCCGCCAACCAGTTCCTTCCTGGACCCACCCGACTGAAGTGGCCAGTCCGGGGGCAACCAGGGCCCAAGGCAAAGCGCGAGCGCCTGGCACTGCCGGCCATCACGGAGCAGGCGGCCACCGGCGACACGCTCGTTACACTGTCACCGGGCCAGATCGTCAGCCTCATTGCAAGGATAGGAAAGCTGGAACCCTCACGTTAA
- the LOC119431382 gene encoding 40S ribosomal protein S21, producing MQNEAGEYVDLYIPRKCSTSNRIIHAKDHASIQINLAIVDEQSGRATGETTAYAICGAIRRMGESDDSITRLAQKDGYVSKDY from the exons ATGCAGAACGAGGCCGGAGAATACGTGGATCTGTACATTCCCCGCAAGTG CTCTACGAGCAACCGCATCATCCACGCCAAGGACCATGCCTCCATCCAGATCAACTTGGCCATT GTGGATGAGCAGTCGGGCCGGGCGACCGGGGAAACGACGGCCTACGCCATCTGTGGTGCCATCCGCCGCATG GGGGAATCTGATGACTCCATCACTCGGTTGGCCCAGAAGGATGGTTATGTCTCAAA GGACTACTGA